From a region of the Tiliqua scincoides isolate rTilSci1 chromosome 4, rTilSci1.hap2, whole genome shotgun sequence genome:
- the CYB5RL gene encoding NADH-cytochrome b5 reductase-like isoform X1: MPQTSTTCATFDASITGSISMTMNDSEDDWLSLKPSEPLPSQCCGSGCKPCIYDIYQKELERWEEAKTKKDKSLLIGKKPQSSNSELTPETFTAFIISSVDQLTEDTYQYKFELPGNSNLGLSLGQHIVLRGQVNGLEVQRAYTPISPVNAEGYFEVLIKCYEAGLMSQYVKSWKEGDAVFWRGPFGSFPYTANQYGELLMLASGTGLAPMIPILQYITEKEEDETFVTLVGCFRTFKNIYKKSFLQDQSRFWNIRTFYVLSQERTLENLPWSFRENTHIGRINENMIKSLMSTCRRQPFVLICGSVTFSEDMERCLKNIGLEKESYFIF; encoded by the exons ATGCCACAAACCTCCACAACTTGTGCCACTTTTGATGCCAGCATCACAGGTAGCATATCAATG ACAATGAATGATAGTGAGGATGACTGGCTGTCTCTCAAGCCCAGTGAACCTTTGCCATCTCAGTGTTGTGGCAGCGGCTGCAAACCTTGCATCTATGACATATATCAGAAGGAGCTGGAGCGATGGGAAGAGGCCAAGACAAAAAAAGACAAAAGCCTCCTGATCGGAAAGAAACCACaa AGTAGCAATTCAGAACTAACTCCAGAAACATTTACGGCTTTCATCATAAGCTCTGTGGATCAGCTGACAGAGGACACCTACCAGTATAAATTTGAATTGCCTGGAAATAGCAACCTGGGGTTGAGTTTAGGACAACATATTGTGCTAAG AGGGCAAGTGAATGGTTTGGAGGTTCAGAGAGCCTATACTCCAATTTCTCCCGTGAATGCAGAAGGGTACTTTGAAGTTTTAATAAAG TGCTATGAGGCTGGATTAATGTCACAATATGTAAAGTCATGGAAAGAAGGAGATGCGGTTTTTTGGAGAGGACCATTTGGAAGTTTCCCTTATACAGCCAATCAG TATGGTGAACTTTTAATGCTAGCTTCTGGAACTGGACTAGCACCAATGATTCCCATTCTTCAGTATATAACAGAAAAGGAGGAAGATGAAACATTTGTCACCTTAGTGGGCTGCTTCAGGACGTTTAAAAATATTTACAAGAAGTCTTTTCTTCAAGACCAGTCCCGATTCTGGAACATCAGGACATTTTATGTACTAAGCCAG GAACGTACACTTGAAAATCTGCCCTGGAGCTTTCGAGAGAATACACACATCGGTCGGATAAATGAAAACATGATTAAGAGTCTGATGAGCACATGTAGAAGGCAACCTTTTGTATTGATATGTGGTTCGGTGACATTTAGTGAAGATATGGAGAGATGCTTGAAAAATATAGGTCTTGAAAAAGAAtcatattttatattttag
- the CYB5RL gene encoding NADH-cytochrome b5 reductase-like isoform X2, which produces MPQTSTTCATFDASITGSISMSSNSELTPETFTAFIISSVDQLTEDTYQYKFELPGNSNLGLSLGQHIVLRGQVNGLEVQRAYTPISPVNAEGYFEVLIKCYEAGLMSQYVKSWKEGDAVFWRGPFGSFPYTANQYGELLMLASGTGLAPMIPILQYITEKEEDETFVTLVGCFRTFKNIYKKSFLQDQSRFWNIRTFYVLSQERTLENLPWSFRENTHIGRINENMIKSLMSTCRRQPFVLICGSVTFSEDMERCLKNIGLEKESYFIF; this is translated from the exons ATGCCACAAACCTCCACAACTTGTGCCACTTTTGATGCCAGCATCACAGGTAGCATATCAATG AGTAGCAATTCAGAACTAACTCCAGAAACATTTACGGCTTTCATCATAAGCTCTGTGGATCAGCTGACAGAGGACACCTACCAGTATAAATTTGAATTGCCTGGAAATAGCAACCTGGGGTTGAGTTTAGGACAACATATTGTGCTAAG AGGGCAAGTGAATGGTTTGGAGGTTCAGAGAGCCTATACTCCAATTTCTCCCGTGAATGCAGAAGGGTACTTTGAAGTTTTAATAAAG TGCTATGAGGCTGGATTAATGTCACAATATGTAAAGTCATGGAAAGAAGGAGATGCGGTTTTTTGGAGAGGACCATTTGGAAGTTTCCCTTATACAGCCAATCAG TATGGTGAACTTTTAATGCTAGCTTCTGGAACTGGACTAGCACCAATGATTCCCATTCTTCAGTATATAACAGAAAAGGAGGAAGATGAAACATTTGTCACCTTAGTGGGCTGCTTCAGGACGTTTAAAAATATTTACAAGAAGTCTTTTCTTCAAGACCAGTCCCGATTCTGGAACATCAGGACATTTTATGTACTAAGCCAG GAACGTACACTTGAAAATCTGCCCTGGAGCTTTCGAGAGAATACACACATCGGTCGGATAAATGAAAACATGATTAAGAGTCTGATGAGCACATGTAGAAGGCAACCTTTTGTATTGATATGTGGTTCGGTGACATTTAGTGAAGATATGGAGAGATGCTTGAAAAATATAGGTCTTGAAAAAGAAtcatattttatattttag
- the CYB5RL gene encoding NADH-cytochrome b5 reductase-like isoform X3, whose product MNDSEDDWLSLKPSEPLPSQCCGSGCKPCIYDIYQKELERWEEAKTKKDKSLLIGKKPQSSNSELTPETFTAFIISSVDQLTEDTYQYKFELPGNSNLGLSLGQHIVLRGQVNGLEVQRAYTPISPVNAEGYFEVLIKCYEAGLMSQYVKSWKEGDAVFWRGPFGSFPYTANQYGELLMLASGTGLAPMIPILQYITEKEEDETFVTLVGCFRTFKNIYKKSFLQDQSRFWNIRTFYVLSQERTLENLPWSFRENTHIGRINENMIKSLMSTCRRQPFVLICGSVTFSEDMERCLKNIGLEKESYFIF is encoded by the exons ATGAATGATAGTGAGGATGACTGGCTGTCTCTCAAGCCCAGTGAACCTTTGCCATCTCAGTGTTGTGGCAGCGGCTGCAAACCTTGCATCTATGACATATATCAGAAGGAGCTGGAGCGATGGGAAGAGGCCAAGACAAAAAAAGACAAAAGCCTCCTGATCGGAAAGAAACCACaa AGTAGCAATTCAGAACTAACTCCAGAAACATTTACGGCTTTCATCATAAGCTCTGTGGATCAGCTGACAGAGGACACCTACCAGTATAAATTTGAATTGCCTGGAAATAGCAACCTGGGGTTGAGTTTAGGACAACATATTGTGCTAAG AGGGCAAGTGAATGGTTTGGAGGTTCAGAGAGCCTATACTCCAATTTCTCCCGTGAATGCAGAAGGGTACTTTGAAGTTTTAATAAAG TGCTATGAGGCTGGATTAATGTCACAATATGTAAAGTCATGGAAAGAAGGAGATGCGGTTTTTTGGAGAGGACCATTTGGAAGTTTCCCTTATACAGCCAATCAG TATGGTGAACTTTTAATGCTAGCTTCTGGAACTGGACTAGCACCAATGATTCCCATTCTTCAGTATATAACAGAAAAGGAGGAAGATGAAACATTTGTCACCTTAGTGGGCTGCTTCAGGACGTTTAAAAATATTTACAAGAAGTCTTTTCTTCAAGACCAGTCCCGATTCTGGAACATCAGGACATTTTATGTACTAAGCCAG GAACGTACACTTGAAAATCTGCCCTGGAGCTTTCGAGAGAATACACACATCGGTCGGATAAATGAAAACATGATTAAGAGTCTGATGAGCACATGTAGAAGGCAACCTTTTGTATTGATATGTGGTTCGGTGACATTTAGTGAAGATATGGAGAGATGCTTGAAAAATATAGGTCTTGAAAAAGAAtcatattttatattttag